Proteins encoded within one genomic window of Odocoileus virginianus isolate 20LAN1187 ecotype Illinois chromosome 2, Ovbor_1.2, whole genome shotgun sequence:
- the FAM98A gene encoding protein FAM98A, translating into MECDLMETDILESLEDLGYKGPLLEDGALSQAVTAGASSPEFTKLCAWLVSELRVLCKLEENVQATNSPSEAEEFQLEVSGLLGEMNCPYLSLTSGDVTKRLLIQKNCLLLLTYLISELEAARMLCVNTLPKKAQEGGGSEVFQELKGICIALGMSKPPANITMFQFFSGIEKKLKETLAKVPPNHVGKPLLKKPMGPAHWEKIEAINQAVANEYEVRRKLLIKRLDVTVQSFGWSDRAKSQTEKLAKVYQPKRSVLSPKSTISVAHLLAARQDLSKILRTSSGSIREKTACAINKVLMGRVPDRGGRPNEIEPPPPEMPPWQKRQDGPQQPAGGRGGGRGGYEHSSYGGRGGHEQQGGGRGGRGGGYDHGGRGGGRGNKHQGGWTDGGSGGGGGYQDGGYRDSGFQAGGYHGGHSGGYQGGGYGGFQTSTYTGSGYQGGGYQQDNRYQDGGHHSDRGSGRGGRGGRGGRGGRAGQGGGWGGRGSQNYHQGGQFEQHFQHGGYQYNHSGFGQGRHYTS; encoded by the exons ATGGAGTGTGACCTCATGGAGACTGACATCTTGGAGTCGTTGGAAGATCTCGG TTACAAGGGTCCATTGTTAGAAGATGGCGCTCTGTCTCAGGCCGTCACTGCTGGAGCCAGTTCCCCTGAGTTTACCAAACTCTGTGCTTGGTTGGTGTCTGAATTAAGAGTGCTCTGTAAACTAGAGGAAAATGTGCAAGCAACTAACA gcCCAAGTGAAGCTGAAGAATTCCAGCTTGAGGTGAGTGGGCTACTAGGGGAGATGAACTGTCCATATCTTTCACTGACATCTGGGGATGTGACCAAGCGCCTTCTCATTCAGAAGAACTGCCTCCTTTTGCTCA CATACCTCATCTCAGAACTAGAAGCTGCCAGAATGCTCTGTGTGAATACTCTTCCAAAAAAAGCTCAAGAAGGAGGCGGTAGTGAGGTCTTTCAAGAGTTGAAAGGCATATGTATTGCTCTAGGAATGTCCAAACCTCCAGCCAATATAACTATGTTCCAATTCTTCAGCGGGattgaaaaaaaa TTAAAGGAAACATTAGCAAAAGTTCCACCTAATcatgtgggaaagcctttattGAAGAAGCCAATGGGACCGGCCCACTGG gaAAAGATAGAAGCAATTAACCAAGCTGTGGCCAATGAATATGAAGTTCGGAGAAAGCTGCTAATAAAACGTTTGGATGTCACTGTCCAGTCTTTTGGCTGGTCTGACAGAGCTAAG AGTCAAACAGAAAAATTGGCGAAGGTTTACCAGCCGAAACGCTCAGTCTTATCTCCTAAAAGTACTATTTCTGTTGCCCACCTTTTGGCTGCAAGACAAGACTTGTCAAAGATCTTAAGGACGAGCAGTGGCTCTATAAGAGAAAAGACTGCCTGTGCCATCAATAAG GTGTTGATGGGCAGAGTTCCCGACAGAGGAGGTAGGCCCAATGAAATCGAACCTCCACCCCCAGAGATGCCACCCTGGCAGAAAAGGCAAGATGGCCCCCAGCAACCAGCAGGAGGACGAGGAGGCGGGCGAGGTGGTTATGAACATTCCTCATATGGAGGACGAGGAGGTCATGAACAgcaaggaggagggagaggtggaCGTGGTGGCGGCTACGACCATGGTGGCcgagggggaggaagaggaaataagcaTCAAGGAGGCTGGACAGATGGAGGcagtggaggagggggtggctaCCAAGATGGCGGTTATCGAGATTCGGGTTTCCAGGCCGGTGGCTATCATGGTGGCCACAGTGGTGGCTATCAGGGCGGTGGCTATGGTGGCTTCCAAACATCCACATACACAGGAAGTGGATACCAGGGTGGTGGATATCAGCAGGACAATAGATACCAAGATGGTGGGCATCACAGTGATCGAGGCAGTGGTCGTGGAGGGAGAGGGGGTCGCGGAGGCCGAGGTGGACGCGCTGGCCAAGGAGGAGgttggggaggaagagggagtcAGAATTATCATCAAGGGGGGCAATTTGAACAGCACTTCCAGCACGGAGGTTACCAGTATAATCATTCTGGATTTGGACAGGGAAGACATTATACTAGTTGA